The Geobacter metallireducens GS-15 region GACCGGCATAGTAGACCTTCCCGCAGGGACCGAAATGGTCATGCCCGGCGACAACGTAGCCGTAACGGTTAACCTGATCACCCCAATCGCCATGGACGAAGGCCTGCGGTTCGCTATCCGTGAGGGTGGCCGTACTGTCGGCGCCGGTGTTGTCAGCTCTATTATCGAATAAAGCAGGAACGAGGAAGAAATGCCAAGTCAAAAAATAAGAATCCGCCTTAAAGCTTTTGATCATAAGCTTCTTGATCAATCAGTAGGTGAGATAGTCGATACTGCAAAAAGAACAGGTGCGCGGGTTGCTGGGCCAATCCCTCTCCCGACGATAATCAATAAGTATTGCGTCCTCCGGGGACCGCACG contains the following coding sequences:
- the rpsJ gene encoding 30S ribosomal protein S10, producing the protein MPSQKIRIRLKAFDHKLLDQSVGEIVDTAKRTGARVAGPIPLPTIINKYCVLRGPHVDKKSREQFEIRTHKRLIDILDPTQQTVDALMKLDLSAGVDVEIKL